Proteins from a single region of Hordeum vulgare subsp. vulgare chromosome 6H, MorexV3_pseudomolecules_assembly, whole genome shotgun sequence:
- the LOC123402127 gene encoding UDP-glucuronate 4-epimerase 1 yields MRALEDDLFPSTPGKVKIERAGGAMNRQLHRCFASTSTMFLWALFLVAMTASYLSFQSFVDTSSKYFAASWGGLHWERQIRASAAPRRPPGSAAGAGMSVLVTGASGFVGAHCSLALRKRGDGVVGIDNFNAYYDPSLKKARKALLSSHGVFVVEGDINDGRLLAKLFDVVPFTHVLHLAAQAGVRYAMENPASYVHSNVAGLVTLLEACKNADPQPAIVWASSSSVYGLNDKVPFSESHRTDQPASLYAATKKAGEEITHSYNHIYGLSITGLRFFTVYGPWGRPDMAYFSFTRNILQGKPITVYRGKNHVDLARDFTYIDDIVKGCLGSLDTAGRSTGTGGKKRGPAPYRIFNLGNTSPVTVPTLVSILEKHLRVKAKKHVVEMPGNGDVPFTHANISLARQQLGYKPTTNLDAGLKKFVKWYLSYYGYTRGSKNL; encoded by the coding sequence ATGCGGGCGCTGGAGGACGACCTGTTCCCGTCCACCCCTGGCAAGGTGAAGATCGAGCGGGCCGGCGGCGCCATGAACCGCCAGCTGCACCGTTGCTTCGCGTCCACCAGCACCATGTTCCTCTGGGCGCTCTTCCTCGTCGCCATGACCGCCTCCTACCTCAGCTTCCAGTCCTTCGTCGACACCTCCTCCAAGTACTTCGCCGCCTCCTGGGGCGGCCTGCACTGGGAGCGCCAGATCCGCGCCTCCGCCGCGCCGCGCAGGCCGCCGGGGTCGGCCGCCGGGGCGGGGATGTCGGTGCTCGTCACGGGCGCCTCCGGGTTCGTCGGCGCGCACTGCTCCCTCGCGCTGCGCAAGCGTGGGGACGGCGTCGTCGGCATCGACAACTTCAACGCCTACTACGACCCCTCGCTCAAGAAGGCACGCAAGGCGCTGCTGTCCTCCCACGGCGTGTTCGTCGTCGAGGGCGACATCAACGACGGCCGGCTCCTGGCCAAGCTCTTCGACGTCGTCCCCTTCACCCACGTGCTCCACCTGGCCGCGCAGGCCGGCGTGCGCTACGCCATGGAGAACCCGGCCTCGTACGTACACTCCAATGTTGCGGGGCTCGTCACCCTCCTGGAGGCCTGCAAGAACGCCGACCCGCAGCCGGCCATCGTCTGGGCGTCATCCTCCTCCGTCTACGGCCTCAACGACAAGGTGCCCTTCTCCGAGTCGCACCGCACGGACCAGCCGGCGTCGCTCTACGCGGCCACGAAGAAGGCCGGCGAGGAGATCACCCACTCGTACAACCACATCTACGGGCTGTCCATCACCGGCCTGCGCTTCTTCACGGTGTACGGGCCGTGGGGGCGGCCGGACATGGCCTACTTCTCCTTCACCCGCAACATCCTGCAGGGGAAGCCCATCACCGTCTACCGGGGCAAGAATCACGTGGACCTCGCCCGCGACTTCACCTACATCGACGACATCGTCAAGGGCTGCCTGGGGTCGCTGGACACGGCCGGCAGGAGCACGGGCACCGGCGGCAAGAAGCGCGGGCCGGCGCCCTACAGGATCTTCAACCTCGGCAACACCTCCCCTGTGACGGTGCCCACGCTGGTGTCCATCCTGGAGAAGCACCTCCGGGTGAAGGCGAAGAAGCACGTGGTGGAGATGCCCGGCAACGGCGACGTGCCCTTCACCCACGCCAACATCTCGCTCGCCCGGCAGCAGCTCGGGTACAAGCCGACCACCAACCTCGACGCCGGCCTCAAGAAGTTCGTCAAGTGGTACCTCTCCTACTACGGCTACACCCGGGGATCCAAGAACTTGTga